One Nitrospirota bacterium genomic window carries:
- a CDS encoding Uma2 family endonuclease: MQTFETDLDLTEIINGEEIMGPSPFFKHQDIVGNLYEIIRHHVKTNKLGKVLLSPLDIILEEGVNRLQPDILFIRKENMSIAQDWIRGVPDMVCEIISSGSYEMDTAVKKAVYEKYRVPEYWIVMPEPQTIEILTIVGDKYKLHSIAAFEGTVTSKVIEGLQVKINDIFE, from the coding sequence ATGCAAACCTTTGAGACAGATTTAGACTTAACTGAAATTATCAATGGAGAGGAAATCATGGGGCCTAGTCCATTCTTTAAACATCAGGATATTGTCGGCAATCTATATGAAATTATACGCCACCACGTAAAGACTAATAAATTGGGTAAGGTTCTTTTATCACCACTTGACATAATCCTTGAAGAAGGTGTTAACAGGCTACAACCCGATATACTGTTTATCAGGAAAGAAAACATGAGTATTGCACAGGACTGGATAAGAGGCGTACCGGATATGGTTTGTGAAATAATATCTTCAGGCAGTTATGAGATGGATACAGCGGTAAAGAAGGCTGTCTATGAAAAATACAGGGTGCCGGAGTACTGGATAGTTATGCCGGAGCCACAAACGATTGAAATATTAACCATCGTAGGCGATAAGTATAAATTACACTCTATTGCAGCATTTGAGGGTACTGTCACATCTAAAGTCATAGAAGGACTTCAAGTTAAGATCAATGATATATTCGAGTAA
- a CDS encoding caspase family protein codes for MKPLRYISLMLIFMLFSADISNAESRAAVIKKKPGASTAKIALVIGNCNYKDNPLSNPANDAALMSKVLTELGFKVTKKINATQKEMKKAIDDFGEEIIGAEVALFYFAGHGAQVNGNNYLLPIGADIKVENDIEYESIDAGRVIGKMDNAKAKFKLVVLDACRNNPFARSFRSDKRGLAVMNAPTGTLIAYATAPGSTAEDGTGSNNGVYTAELAKNIKKSGLK; via the coding sequence ATGAAACCACTAAGATACATATCGTTAATGCTTATATTTATGTTATTTTCGGCAGACATATCAAACGCAGAAAGCAGGGCGGCAGTTATAAAAAAGAAGCCGGGTGCTTCAACCGCAAAGATAGCTTTGGTAATAGGTAATTGCAACTATAAAGATAATCCGTTAAGTAACCCGGCAAACGATGCAGCACTGATGTCAAAGGTACTCACAGAACTTGGTTTTAAAGTAACAAAGAAAATAAATGCTACCCAGAAAGAAATGAAAAAAGCGATAGATGATTTTGGAGAAGAAATAATAGGTGCAGAAGTAGCGTTATTTTACTTTGCCGGTCATGGCGCACAGGTAAATGGGAATAACTATCTACTGCCGATAGGTGCAGATATTAAGGTAGAAAACGATATAGAATATGAATCAATAGATGCCGGCAGGGTAATAGGTAAAATGGACAATGCTAAGGCTAAGTTTAAATTAGTGGTGCTTGATGCTTGTAGAAACAATCCGTTTGCAAGGAGTTTTAGAAGCGATAAAAGAGGCTTAGCAGTAATGAATGCGCCGACAGGTACATTGATAGCGTATGCTACAGCGCCGGGGAGCACAGCAGAAGACGGGACAGGGAGTAATAATGGTGTTTACACGGCAGAATTGGCTAAGAACATAAAAAAATCCGGATTAAAATAG
- a CDS encoding SUMF1/EgtB/PvdO family nonheme iron enzyme produces MGNTNNRQTPWESSSLIGDFYFSGEGVVSAKNQTPQVTEPTGNSKVDEAEQQLSSERQRVQEEKNQLDEERRKLEQEKKRKEAEEQSQALEQEKNWLKAEREKLEEERLAMANRPKQESGTTGGASYTDTVTGMEFVKLPNGIYMGKYAVTNAQFRKFKPSHDSKDYKGNSLNGDNQPVVNVSANDADDFVRWLSGKTGKKYSLPTEEEFESACKAGTGKDTYWDKEEDACRYANVHDKTAKRAFNFDWSSFNCDDGYAVTSPVGSFKANNYGLYDMLGNVWQWTSSVSDENRVFRGGSCQVIPQNLRCSNRNYSTPGSKGNVVGFRLKYVK; encoded by the coding sequence ATGGGTAATACAAACAATAGACAAACTCCGTGGGAATCATCATCGTTAATAGGAGATTTTTACTTTTCTGGTGAAGGAGTGGTATCTGCAAAAAATCAAACACCGCAAGTAACTGAACCAACTGGTAACAGCAAGGTTGACGAGGCGGAACAACAGTTATCCTCTGAGAGACAAAGAGTTCAAGAGGAAAAAAATCAGTTGGATGAAGAACGTAGGAAATTGGAGCAAGAGAAAAAGCGGAAAGAGGCGGAAGAACAATCACAAGCGTTGGAACAGGAGAAAAATTGGCTAAAAGCAGAACGAGAGAAATTAGAAGAGGAACGTTTGGCGATGGCAAATCGCCCGAAGCAAGAGAGTGGTACAACAGGCGGCGCTTCGTATACAGATACAGTGACAGGGATGGAGTTTGTGAAGTTACCGAACGGTATATATATGGGGAAATATGCAGTAACAAACGCGCAGTTTAGGAAGTTTAAACCTAGTCATGACAGTAAAGACTATAAGGGTAATTCATTGAATGGAGATAATCAACCAGTAGTGAATGTATCGGCTAATGATGCAGATGACTTTGTGAGATGGTTGTCGGGTAAAACAGGAAAGAAATATAGTTTACCAACGGAAGAGGAATTCGAGAGTGCCTGTAAGGCTGGTACCGGCAAAGATACGTATTGGGACAAAGAAGAGGATGCGTGTCGTTATGCTAATGTTCATGATAAAACTGCTAAAAGAGCATTTAATTTCGATTGGTCATCTTTTAATTGTGATGATGGATATGCGGTAACATCGCCGGTAGGTAGTTTTAAAGCGAACAATTATGGGTTGTATGATATGTTGGGAAATGTGTGGCAGTGGACGAGTAGTGTTAGTGACGAGAACCGTGTTTTTCGTGGTGGTAGCTGCCAGGTCATACCGCAGAATTTGCGATGTTCCAATAGGAACTACAGCACCCCCGGCAGCAAGGGTAACGTCGTAGGGTTTCGCCTCAAGTATGTTAAATAA